The genomic window ACTGGCGCCCAGGGCTTGCGACCAAGTGCGCGCGAATATCCTTCTTGGAGCCGAAATATGAATTGGGCGCATCGTATAACAAATCTATCTGGGTTCTGAATGACCGCGAGAAAGAAATCTTGTGCAATTTCTTAAAATCGCCAAAGGAACGCAATGAGGATGTCCATAATGTATGGCAGGCAGCAATCTTTGCGTTCAACAATGAAGTCGACGGCGTTGATGAATGCCGCGCACTGCCATACGACTTACCCATGCCAGATTATATGGCTTTAGAGGCTTAAAATGTACGAATTGAAGCAAATTTCATCGCGATGCTATTATATCGAAAGTCCTTCTAAAATTGGACTTGTAAAACTCAATGGAAACGATGTCTGCTTGATTGATTCTGGTAGCGATAAAAATGCGGGGAAAAAGGTTCGGCAACACCTGGATGCGAATGGCTGGAATCTCAAGGCGATTTACAATACGCATTCGCATGCAGATCACATCGGTGGAAACGAATTCCTACAGAACTTGACGAATTGCAAAATATATGCCCCGTCTATAGAATGTGATTTTACGCGTCATCCAATTCTTGAACCCGCTTTTTTGTATGGCGGTTATCCGTTTGCAGAACTTAGGCACAAGTTTTTGTTGGCCGCAGAAAGTAATGCGGAATTCTTGACGGGCGATGTGCTCCCCGAAGGAATTTCGCAAATTCCGCTATCTGGACATTTCTTTGATATGGTTGGCTTTAATGTTGTGGATAACGAC from Fibrobacter sp. UWP2 includes these protein-coding regions:
- a CDS encoding MBL fold metallo-hydrolase; this encodes MYELKQISSRCYYIESPSKIGLVKLNGNDVCLIDSGSDKNAGKKVRQHLDANGWNLKAIYNTHSHADHIGGNEFLQNLTNCKIYAPSIECDFTRHPILEPAFLYGGYPFAELRHKFLLAAESNAEFLTGDVLPEGISQIPLSGHFFDMVGFNVVDNDKTVAFIADSLSSEAILEKYQIGLIYDVAKYLETLEAVKTLEADVFVPTHADPTENIVPLAQINIDKVHEVSENILTFCKEPVCFEILLQKLFTHYSLSMNAQQYVLVGSTIRSYLSWLKDSGKMEISFENNMFLGNVYFLSQIPLRG